The genomic stretch CCTTTTAAATGGTACATTACATTAAGCAGCTAAAGAATATTCATTTATAAGATGCTATCCAGATGTTTCTAAAATATGCTAGCTAATTCTTTACTTATACTGGATGGTTTGTGTCCCCATGTCAACCGCAACCATCCTCACCTTGTGTGCTGCCTGTCATCCTATTCTGATTTTCAGGTTCAGCAATACTACATTGCAAGGAACTTAGAGCAGATTGATCCAGATAAGCAATACTGCACGTGACACAGACCTGTTCGGTCTCAGCAGATCTGCAGCATGTTGGTTTTCTGCATTTACAGACGGCCGCGATCAGAGATGGGTGACAGCACCGGTTGCAGGGACTCCTTCCAGACAGTTGTACAAAGCTGCTTTCTTCTGTGCACTTCAGGTGGCAACCAGAGCTAAAATGACTCAAGAAATCCAGGGCAAAAACAGGTAGGCTGCAGAGCAGCTCAGCCCTGTCAGAATATGCAGAGGACAGTGCTTAAGGGTGTTAGAGAACAGAGGCGGCAGGGCTGTGTGGCACGGTGCAAAGCGGGGGAGTCTGCTACCCTGTCATCCATCTGTGAGCAAAGGTCTCAGCCGCTCACAGAGACAAGCTGTGGGCCGCGGACGCCGAACTCCGCGCTCGCTGCACCACCGCCTGGCACTTCTCCCGCTTCAGCAGTTTGTTGTTCTCAAACAGTCCCTCGCTGCGTGGCACTCCATGAGCCCCATCTGGGAATGTGAGCAGCCCTGCCCGGGGGTCAGACACACAATGGGAGAATACATTAGCATGCCAGGCTGCCGATTGTGCAGTTTTGGTCATAAGTTGAATGCAGTGCTGTGTTAATGACAGGGGGAGGGTCAATATGAACCTCCGCGACCCAGTACGGCAGAATCATCACACTTGTGTTTTACTGCAGCAGCTCACGTTTCTCAGACAATGTAGCTCCGACTGAGACCATGAAGCCATCGATAGTTCATAGGTTCCAGTAGGTAAACCCAAAGATCTCTAACAAAGCATTACCATATCCTTCCACCCGTCCGCCTTTGAACTCTCCTTCGAACTTCATTCCATCAAATCGACTGAAGACCCCGACACCCTGGAACTTCCCCTGTACAAAATCGCCTTCATACCTGTGACAGAGGTGGGAATGATTGTTAAAGGTCTGTCCTTTTTGCCTTTTTGTCATATTATCTCTCAGTGTGAAAGGAAGAAGGCAGCAGGTATACATGGTTAATAACCGCTCACTCTATGGTGTCCTACAAAAAATTATGGGATGTATAGTTATGAATAAAACATTGCCTTATTCTGAGAAATTAACAGTACAATAGCTAAGGATGGCTATTGAATTTTTTAATAGCACTGCCAGCACTGGTACTGTGAGTCTGATAGTGACACAAACACAATCCACACATCCACCTTCTAACCAGGTATCTAAGTCAGGGTCAGGGGGCCTGAACCTGGCAGATACACCTACTTTAGGGCAGGGTTGGGCATTTCAGGACCAGgaactacaaatccagaccaagattttgtttctaccaaccagctgagtataatgcagcacagtcacagagcgctcaactggttggtacgaacaaaatcttggtttggatttggaACTTCTGGAGCTGGAATGCCCAACACTGctttagagatgccagttatCCTGGACTGTTGGAGGAGAGCAAAGTACCTGGGCAAAACCCTtgtgacatggggagaagatgcgaactccacacacaatgaGTGTAGGTGGGATTTGAACACCTGAGGTCTGTGACTACTGGGCCGTCCTGATAAAAAACACTAATTTTTAGATTCCTGATCATGAGCAACATGACATCCAGAACAGAGTAGATGTTCATTTGCTTTCACCAATATAACCAAAGGAGTCATTGAAtccaattaaatgaaaattcaCTGAGGGCTTTGACAGAAAAGGGTGAAGGGCTGCTTAGTGAGAACTTCAACTGCTGAAAATGTCTCTAATCCTCAGACAATTAAATCTGCCACAGCCCTTTGTCCTTTCTCCTGCTAACAGGTATTTTCTCTGTATCTGTAGAAAAACCACAACCACCATGCCACTGTCACAGGCCCCATCCAAGTCAAAGTGCTGCCAACTGATTAGGTTCCACTGTTTAGCCGTCAAAGTAAAATTACTTGTAACTAAAGATATTTAGgaggtacagtactgtgcaaaagtcttaagcaGCCAAAGACACAAATTATGTTTAATTGATctttatgttggtgtaaaactatgttattatgcctgtcaaagtgtgtcagcttagccatttcagaacctctgctaaaatcatcctggtATTTGCAGCATCCATAaaatacacccatgtattttttgacttgaccgcTAGCACACCTCAACACGTAATCAATACCTTGCCCCTgaagagaggtttgggaaccgaaAGGTATTCATTCAGCAAGATAATCAGTAACTTTCTGGAAAACAGGAGACGCTTCTACTAGTTTTTATTATGTTATTCTTAATTTGCAAATCTTCTAATGCTAAATTGttgttttttgttctgagcaaaagtGCACTTACTgcacagataaatagctttaaacatttctgttgactgcctaagacctttgcacagtactgtaagtTAAATACATGTGTGTTTTGCAGCATGTCAGCACAGAACAAAATTTGGAGATGCAGTGTTATCCTGCACCAAGTTGCTGAAGATGCGACTTTGCCATTAAAACTGGCGGCTGCAGACAGAGATTCAGCAGGTTTCTTTTTCTGCACGATTCTGTACATTTTATTACTTTTGATGCACTGCCAGAATTAGCAGCTGCTTCCCGCTGTTGATATTTTGGACACCAAACATACAGCACAGTTCAACCACCCCTCTGTCAGTGCAGCGTTGAGAGCTGAAGCATTTCGATCAATTTAAAACTGCAGCAATGCTAAGGAATGTCAACCTCTGTTTTTATGTATTACATCGTACAGATTACATTTGACTTCTGCACTCAGAGTACAGATGTTAGCAGAATCGATAATAATTGATAATGATGGTGTGTACCTGGAACCATCAGGAAAAGCCAAGACCCCACAGCCGTTGAACAGGCCGTTCTCGAACTGTCCTGTGTAACACGTGCCATCAGAGAACTTCAGCTGACCCAGCCCATGCCTCCGACCTATAACCAAATCACCAACGTTATcacatgaaaaagaaaaatgtccGTTATCCATGTGATGTGACCATTTCAAATTCGGTTTTCAGGTCCCATTACCTATAGCTGACGttttaaatgataaaattcAGATTTACTGCATTAGTGTGAATCACCTAGCTTTGTGAATACATACAGATATCTAATTCTACTTCAAATATATGTACACCATTTACATGTCTAAATTGAATGTCATTTTATAAATCCTGTGTACTCTCAGTATAGTCTTTATTTGTACAAACAGTCTGAATATACATCTCATAGTTGGTCATATTTGGTCATATACTTGGCAATTAGCATTATTATATGTAGTCCTGAACTCTGTTACTATCCAGTGTAAATTTGACATGTGATCTGTGTTGATCTGGCACGGTGATTTTCATAGGCATCCAACAAAGAACATTTCTAACAGTGCAATAAAGCAGTTGGGAAAATACGCATCTATTGGCAAATTCTCAGCTCAGATTCTAATGGCATTCATACTTTAGACTGCCATGCCTTTAGACCTTTAGGTCTGTTGCTATGAAAGACCCTTGAAAAAACTTCTATTTTAATCCGTCATTCCCGGTGCATGTAATGCCTCTCAGAAGGAAGGGCCATGTCCATGCCACACTTTCCATCTATGTAGGAGTTGTATGTGAGGAATGTGAAATGTCCTGCCTTCCTTCCAATCGCCGTGGTACTCCTCCCCGCTGGAGTAAGTGAAGGATCCTCTTGTCAGCGTCATACTCTCAGCGTCCTGCCTGTAGCCAGGAGACACATGACTCAAAGTGAGCCTGGGATCGAATGAGTTAAGTGCAGCGCACCGTTTGTCCTTAGTTGACTGTAAATGTACAGAATCGAAGGCGGGCATCAAGAGACTGCattacagcaaaaaaaaagaacattggaCAATTAATATGATAAATAGCACTTCTATTTTTTGAAACTATTGATTATTTCATGAGTCACGCATTTATTAATGTCTAAGAATCAAACATGAGCGCGCGTGTGCGTAGCTGTAAGACATCTATATATATTCACCTCCGAAAAATGACTATTACTATCTCAACGAGAGACCATAATAATAAAGTATCGCACGTTCAATGTATCTTCTCGATTTACAGGACGAAATAGTATGCCGTGATGTAATGTTGTTACAGTAATGCTAAAAGTCAGGTCCCTTTATGTCGCCGGCGTATCACTTATCGGTCACAGGCAGTCTAAGCATTATCTGTAAAGGCAGTCTGCTCCTTTTTTACATTGGATTGGCATTTTCTTtacctgcttaatgtgtatGAGACTTCGGACTCATGTAAATCCTTAATTTGGACCAAGGTATTGTGCGGAGAAAGAAAATAACTCTTTCGCTGAAGCTGGTGACGATAATGAGCTTCTcaagacccacctcctctagcgtCAAGGCTTCCCAATCATCTTAAAGCGCTGGTGTTTTATTGGGCGCTTTCCTTCGTGCTCTCCTCCAAAAGTACTACGATTCTATGTGTTAAATCTCCATACCTTGTAAATTATCATCCCCAGTCCCAATACTGAAGCCTTGCTTATTTTAATTTCCCAGGTATATATATCTGTGCTTGCTTTTTCGTTCAACATGCATAGAAATAAAGGGTTAATAGTTGGTACTATCATGTGACTTTAACAATTTGGTGAGAGAATTCTTTTTCTGGTGATGCTGTACAGTCTTCTCATCCGCTGTAATACAGTAAGGACTGTGCCCGTCCAAATTATTTGAAacttaaaatgttaataattatGTTAACATAATTTGACGGTAATCGGTGACGGTAAGAcaacacagaataaaaaaacacaagtttTATATTTAGTATTTCTTGTAATATGTGGTAAGGTGCTGTAAACTATATGCACCCAGCCATAGTTTTCACTAGAAATTAATGTCCATATTTAATACATTACTTGCGATCcatatggaaatgtttttttttttttatcattttagtTTGAATAAATGTTCTTTTCTCCGTTGACGGTACGCTCTCTGAGTTGTAGTTGTTTCAGACAAATGCTTTAAATTGGAAAAGGTAAGTACCAGTTCCGTCTTGGTATTTAGTAAACCAGCAAATTATAAGAGGTGCCAAAATCTGAAGAGAAaaaccaggtgccagtactgtGTGATGGAGAGTACTGGCCCAGCTCAGTCACATGTTTTAGGTGAAGCTAGAAACTATACATTCTGTTACACACTTCCACTAAAATGCACTGTGTCTTTTCAGTAAGAGCCAATGACCCATCCacccatttcccaaaccgcttatcctactgggtcgtggggggtccggagcctatcccggaagcaatgggcacgaggcagggtacaacccaggatggggggccagcccatcgcagggcacactcgcacataCGGGCAattagtccaattagcctcagcatgtttttggactgtggggggaaaccggagtactcggaggaaaccccacgacgacatggggagaacatgcaaactccgcacacatgtgacccagacggagactcgaacccgggtccctatCGGTCTTATATCTTCTTATCCAaggaagcacaggacacaaggctggaCTCTCACACAAACAAGGGGGAAcacgcaaactctacacacacaaGTATTTGTTAGTCTACAGTTGCCTGTAGTCCAAATTACCATAATCATAGACTAGAAGACAGCCACATTATTCTAAAGTGCAGGGAGAAATCAGGGGACCCAGAACAGCCAAATTTCCCATACAGAGAGCTAGGGCAGCGATTTTAATGGCCAACCCTGGAGTTGTGAGGGTTCAATGCCATACACTGGACCAATGTGCCAACCAGAACAAGGACATGCTCAAGAAAAGTAATGAACGTGACAATAATACTAATGCCTTCAATTTCAGACGTAAATAGGTCCTAAGGTTTTACGGTCAAAGGCAGATTTCACGTATCATTGCTACAGCCAAAAGCAATAAATCAAAAACTTTCGAGACGTAGAAACCTGAAACACTCGCAAGCACGCGCGCGtacttaaagaaaaaaaactggaatgaCGTACAGTAAAGAAACACCGGCAACGTGCGCGTCCACGAGAGGGGGCGACAGAAAATGGCGAGTCGGTGTAATAAGGAGCTATGCACCATCGAGAGGCGCGGCTTTCGGCAGGAACTTGATTCGTGGAGACATAAACTCACTTACAGTGTAGGTAAGCTACTATGCAATTATATATAGAACGAAGAGCAGTGCGCGTATATGCAGTGTTTTGTCATGAAACGTCAAACAAAATCAGTTTGCAACCACAGGGAGCAGCATGGAGCGACCTTTTTTGTGTCGCATGGCTGTCTTTTGAAGTAACTGACTGCTCGACGCGTTTGGTGTTTGCTTTTGTCTTCCAAATAATACCAATGTAGCAGAGACTGGAAAACATGTATGTCTGATTACGCGAGTGACTGAATTTTATtgtaatttgtttttatttatgtgaCGGCAATATACAGATCACGTGAGCGGTGGCATTTTTGAGCCTTCGGCCAATTAGATGAAGTCCTTCCACGCGCGCTCCCCGCATATTACAATTATAATttgcaagttgggggagggttCTTGAGAAGTAACATATACCCTGCATCGACAATGCCAGGTGCTACGTAGATGGCGTTACTGACTATGTATTTTATGGAAGATGGCTAATGTCGCCTCATCCTTTAAGTGGAACTGACATTCTCGCGTCAGACTGACACACCTGAAATAGATCCAGCGTTCAGTATGACTGATACACAGACATGCTGGAGCGCTTGAAATATTTTTGTCATTGCATGCAAGATGTAAGGCACAAGGCCAAGTTTCCTTGTGGCTAAATTGTAACGGAAGTGTGGACTTTTGCCTAGACAGACCCGCCCCACATCCCCGATAAATTTTGTTGACTGGAGGTGGACACCACGATAAGTAATGCTGCTGTCCTAGGCCTGCTGTCTGTACTGACATAAATGTGAGAAGTGGTCAGGTTTTCCTGTTGTATTCTGTAACATGACAAGTAACACTATCACACTGACGCCTTTACCCTAAAGTGAAGTCGGTATACAAATATTGTTAATTTGACAGCAAAATAAAGAACGTAAGCGTTCAGTGACAATACAATGCAATGCTTTCAGAAAAGTATATACAATATGACCAGCGTACGGTTCCTGTATTTTATACGGTCACATACCGTCATACATCTAACCTGGCTTGTCCTGACCAGGGTACATAGTTGAAAGTTGCAGTTGTGAAAGCAtacattttgtttattattagcgGTAGGTCTGTGAATCATTTGTCCATTGCCATGGGACTTGTATCCAGTGCGCACGCTGGCATTCTTCCAACCGCAAACGGGCGCCCGTTCCGATCGGCCAAGCGCGTACGAAAGCGGCGGTGGTGTTTCTCGGGCACGAGTATGGCGCTTTGTGCAGAGAAGCCGCCCCTGTCGGATCCAGGGACGCAGCTCTCCCTGCTAGTTTACATACGTATAGTTATTTTGGTATGCTGAGTAATGTTCTGTTTTTCCAGGTATTGTAAGTGCTCTAGAGGGACTGTTTCACGAAGAAGCTTTTGAAGATATATATATTTGCTCCAAGGTAGGAgtgttttatgttttaaatTTTTCTTTAATCCCATTTCTGTTGACATATGCAGATATTAATTGTGAGCATTTTACATCATGTAGAGTATGGACACTGACCAATGAGTAATGATGACAGCGGAAAAATATTGGTTTACTACTGACGATTAGGATTAGTGTGTTTTTAAAGCCTAAAGAAAACCTGGTGGTCAAGGTTAAAACTGTAGCAGTATAATGTTTATAAGAAAGtgttttcaatacacagttctGTTGTCACGCCAGGATGAAGTAGTTTACATAACAAATAAATAGGCCTACCATGCTTTGTGCTTAGTGCAATCTAACCTTTTTGCTGGATTACAGCTAGGATGAACCATGCCTTATGTAGCCTGGTCTGTTGTATTAATAAGCTTTTTGGTTAAAATTCAATGAACCATATCCACTATGATACAATGTATCGTATAAATTTTAGGGATAATGGTACTGAGTAAGCTAGTAATGCTTTTTGCACAATGGTTCTGCAAGTCAGTAATACAGCAGCCAGCAATATAATTCATGTAATTCATGTCAATCCATGTTGTCACAGATCCTTTTACATTGTTTTATTTGGGTGTCACTTGAGCACTCAAATTAAATAACCCACAAGATTTGTTCCGCTCTCATTCAGTAGTTCACAGTCCAGCATGGCACCAATTGACTGACCCcacaaaacacccccccccctgtgcAGCTGTATGAGAAATTTGATTTTACTTGGATGTATGTATAAGACACACAAATGTCTGCTGTATGGAGGCCAGTGCTAATCCTCCTTCAGATTGCATTGCAGAACAGAGGCATGCATTGTATAGAGTTTGGTGACTTTATTTTAAACCGTGAAACGGAGCTGACAGAACCAGAACATGTGTGTCCAGCACAGCCAATGGggcataacattttttttgaaGGTTTGAAGGGGGCTATAGCCCTGAGTAATCGGAAATCGGAACTAACGGCCCCCATGCTGCACGCCACTCCAACATGtagaatgtgcatttaaacagatGCAAGTATGATCACCTGTGAAATATGTCGAAAAATCCAAGGCTTTTGGATCCTGCACCTCCTCAGTATTTTAAAGACTGCTGTATTTTATCAGTAGTAGGCCTAATTAAAGAGAATTAAATAAGTTAAGGCGATTCTCTGTATAATATCTATGCCATGTACAGGTTATGTGACTATAAAGTAAAAAGTATTTTATCTCCACGCTGTCCCTTAAGGATTAAAAACTACAACGGTACGTGTTGCCCTCCGCATTTAAGTGAAGCCCCCGGCCAGCAGCCGGCGTCTGACCTGCGCGTCTGCGGCTgaaatgtttttgggctgtgtcaCTTCGACACATTTTCATTCGGAGTGCATTCGGCTCAGATTCCTTTTAAACATAAAATGTAGGAGAGTAAAGCGGAAGCAAAACAGCCGTAGCCGTGCCGGTACCATTTACGGTGACGCTCAGGTAGGCTGCAAGCCAGTCGTTCCGTCATCCGGAGGGTTTTCATCCGGGCAGCCGCTTCCGGTAATTACGGATGTTTTCTGGGCTCCGTGCTTTCGGATTTGAAATATTATACCGACATCACCCATTATTGTAGAAGAAAGGACTATAGTCAGCGTTACTCTTGTCTTTAGTGGAAAGACCGGCGCAGTGACGCCCCCTGCCGGCAGCTTATCGCCTTTcccaaacacatgcacacctgcGTCTGGCGTGTAACCAACTAATGAAGCAACCGTACGGTGATCCGATCGCTAAACATAGGAAGTCTGTATGCATACATTTCTCAACGCTTTAGTaaaattatgtaaatatttgttttaataGATGGGTTTTACAAATGGCAAATGTTTAGCAAACTATATGTTTTGCATAAAAATTGAGCGTCAGGACGGTTTTCGTTTGTCCTGCGTTAGTTTGGTTCCTTGAGTAATTAACGAAGAAAGTGGTAAGAAGGCGCGCTTCAGAGAAGCTGGAAAGAGAAGTGCGTGTCGGTCTTTTTTATGTCCCCTGGTGCTGTTTGAACGGCAACGTCGACCTTTGCTCTGTTGTTACCAAgttgccgtgtgtgtgtgtgtgtgtgtgtgtgtgtgtgtgtgagagtgtgagtgtgagagagagagagagagagacagatagagaTTCTACGCCGGAGGGTTAGCGGCGGTGCTTGGTGCCACGTTGGATAGCATCGTCAGCTTGTGAATACGGGCGTGGGGTTCactttgatggggggggggaaagagcATTACAGCCGACTATTTTGGTGAATGGAGGAGTGGGTAACCGGAAATTCTCTGAAAGAATGCATTGTAAGAGTAAACAAGTCTTTTTCATTACAATCATGTTAATGTGATGTATATTACCTTTCTGTCCACTTCTCGCAATGCTGGATTGTATCTgcttgcttttttaaaaaaacaaattttcttttattttcatttaggaGCACTTTTTTGGTTCAAACAACCAACACGACTACTACTCTGGACAACCTCACCATCAAACAAGCAAAACTGAATAATAGACTGCCGAAGGAACTGCAAGGCTTTCTGAATGCCACCTTTTACAGTGAGTGGATTTATAAAGTGACGAGTGTATTGATGGACTGTGAAATTTCACGATTTACTGTGTTTAGAGAATGTTAATCTGCGCCTGTAACGTGGCTCCTTATTGATGTCATGAGTGATAAATGTGAGGTTCCTCACGTTATTCTCTAACTGATCCTTGCCTGTTTACACAGCGCACAGTACAAGCTTTGTTGCGACCGACGTTTCTCTAGTGGCTCGCAGAGTAACGCGGCGAATGACCTGGCAGATTGCTGGGGACTATACCTCAGAAACCAGCTCTTCTCAGGACTGCCTTGCCGCCAGCGTTGCCAAGGACCAAAGCCTGCCTGCCTCCTTGTGAGTCTTCGCCAGCTCCTCTGCAGAATCCCATCCTTGGCGTGCTCCCAATGGCGGACCAGGACTCTCCTCTGGATCTCACCATCAGGAAGGACAAAGGGGAGCCAAGTGGCCAAGGTGAGGGAGGTTGCTCTGCATTAGTGTCCTAGTGATCAGCTGGTAAAGCATGAATGTTCATAACAGCTGGCTGATTATGTCAAGGGGATGCACCGTGATTTAGTATAGTAAAATCCTGTTATAagggacttcaagggacctggcaaaacagtccattatatccaaagtctgttatatccagagttgctgtttgcccagaacacaactacaggacaccatttactcatgctacaccccagcagacacacttgtggtatagattattatattgtacacgtagtaatccaactttacctgaccagatgtgtgactattaataatcctgactacgtatctgcgctggatatcaccggcactcCACGCACCTTATAggtggagcctgcatgtccgttatagccgaaAAAAACTGCAAGTAAAAGCGGCCCTGGAGACCAacttgtttgtccgttataagtgaAATTAAGTGCTTTTTCTGAATGTTCTTAAAGGAGCACGGCTGGGACCAGCAGACCTCAACCGTTATAGAAGATATAACGTTCTAAGCAAGTCcattataatgggattttactgtaatgtCCAAGTGAAGTTTCATGAACTATGTTATGTATTTTGtgactccactagatggtgtTCTTGGTTTAGGGCTCAAAGCATGTCCCCAagtaaaccaagagcaccatctagtggtgttagaaaacacagcaaatggttcatggggGGAGGGAAACAAATACTGACACGTAACAGTAGTAAAAGAAGTAGATCTTGTGAACAAGGTAACTCCAAAAGTATTTAGATATTTTTCAG from Brienomyrus brachyistius isolate T26 chromosome 3, BBRACH_0.4, whole genome shotgun sequence encodes the following:
- the morn4 gene encoding MORN repeat-containing protein 4 isoform X1 is translated as MRRRVLVRHWEHAKDGILQRSWRRLTRRQAGFGPWQRWRQGSPEKSWFLRQDAESMTLTRGSFTYSSGEEYHGDWKEGRRHGLGQLKFSDGTCYTGQFENGLFNGCGVLAFPDGSRYEGDFVQGKFQGVGVFSRFDGMKFEGEFKGGRVEGYGLLTFPDGAHGVPRSEGLFENNKLLKREKCQAVVQRARSSASAAHSLSL
- the morn4 gene encoding MORN repeat-containing protein 4 isoform X2, giving the protein MTLTRGSFTYSSGEEYHGDWKEGRRHGLGQLKFSDGTCYTGQFENGLFNGCGVLAFPDGSRYEGDFVQGKFQGVGVFSRFDGMKFEGEFKGGRVEGYGLLTFPDGAHGVPRSEGLFENNKLLKREKCQAVVQRARSSASAAHSLSL